Below is a genomic region from Silurus meridionalis isolate SWU-2019-XX chromosome 1, ASM1480568v1, whole genome shotgun sequence.
ataaataaattaaaaccctTTTTCATTGATTGAACAAATTCAAGTTTACCTAAATGACCCCAAAATAATGTATAacacataatgttataatgtgttaTGGGCTGATTAGACCAAGGTagaccaaaaataaatgtttgatgcAAAAGTCAGCTAAtcctaaacctaaacctaaagaacatcatacacaataaaatatatataggcCTGCTTATCTTCAGCTGAGACTGAAGGTCTAATAAGTATAGAATGAATCATGAAGCATAATAACATCTCAAAgcacaaatacatacagtatgaacAAAGGAATAGCTTCCAAAGAAAAGTAGGTTTTGGAATGTTCCAGTCAGAGCCTGGATctaaatgctgcaaaaaacCCATAGAGTGATTTGAACAGAACTGTACAGTGGAGCCCAGTCTCATGGCATTTTGTGATTATAGTCACGAAATTTGATCCACTGATTCTTGTTCATGGacacaaatttatatatattaatataatataataatatatttcactagaaagtatttttggtgcctGTCGCAGGAGATCATCTCACAATGTAACACATCTACAGTACAACATATTTCCATAACAAAACTACTCCAAAAGTCAGTGCTAAACTGGTAGACTCCCAAAAGACAAGATAAAACTGCTGTAGCAAAAGATGCTGAAAATAATAGTAAGTAATAACTATCTTACATGAACTGCATCTATGTTGTCAATATGTTTTACTTTCATCTGCATTACatgatacatgtttatattaagCATTTTATCATGTGTTTGAGTTCATCTACCGTGAATCCTGCTTCGCTTTTGAACAGTGAAAGTGAGGAATATGATTCCAAtcagaagcagcagcagaatTACAGACACCATGATCACAGTGGAAGCTGGAAATCATGGAAGAGAAACTTTAACCTACATGCTGATCATTCTTAAGGGATCAGATTCATTAAAGTTATGGGTCTGATGTGCACATGAAGAGACTCACCTGCTGGATtagatgatgctgatgatgagaAGGAAGATGTTGATAGGGAtattggtgatgatgatgatgatgatgataatggttgTGGTGAAGGTTGAGTTGGCTTCAGTTTTGGCACTGGTACACTTGAATCTAAAGCAGTAAAAAAGTTTAGtttgaaaataaacaacatGAAGTGAGTGAATCTGGTATGTGACTGATATCAGTACAGAGGCAACACAATACAGTTTACATTATTGTTGTGTCAGAAGTACAGACTGCTGTTTATACATCTGATAATCACAGGAAGTGAAGTGAAATACACACGAGCAGAGGAAGACCAGATACCAGATTATGATTCTAATAAAATCTGCTCATCACATCATTTAgtctaaaataacaaaattcTAAATGTTAACAGAGAATAGCAGCTACATTAATTCAGTTCCATGTGGTAACAAACTTCTTTCTAAAAAGATCTGCTCTATTTATACTACCATTATTGTTCTGTTCACTAATCACCAATAATATCACAGGCTAGTGTTGGTTATGATTTGCACTGACTCTATGCTTCACACAAAGACTCTGTAATGTCACAATAGTTAATGCAGTGTGTCTCCACGTCTCTACAAACTCACCAGTAACTGTCAGGTTGATCTGTGTGAAATAAACCTTGTATCCATGATCAGATGTCCAGGCTGCTCCTGCTCCACACCAGTATTCACCAGAGTCTGTTTTAGTTACATTTCTAATACTCACAGTGAagatttgttctgttctgtcatCATACAGGGAGAATTTCCccacatttacatattttctaCTTGCTTTAACAGATTTATGACATCCAACAGATGACTGCCTCCTGCAGAGAAACTTGTTATAACTCCTGAGGGATTCTGGGTATTTACAGCTGATGTTTAAATCTTCTCCTACTTGGACAGTCTTACTGATGGACTTCTCATAGGACAGATCTGCAAATCAGATCAGTTTATTTGTGTGGTGGCcttggaaaaaaaagtacatttcaatattttctACTGTTTCTGAAGGTTAGGAAAGCTACAGatgtttttaatctaaaatgtatttctcttttgtttGGTTCTAAATTTAGTGATCTGGTGACCCAGAATATAACATTCACAAATCCACAGTCACAAGTACAGGTTACTGTGTCTCTGGTGTCTTACATGTTGTCCCTGCAAGTAAATGGGATTGTCTGGGTTTCctctaaattgttttttttttttttatttatgtttatggatggatggatggttggatggttgGATAAATGGGTGggtgaataattattttacataagtaaagttatattatatattattatattattaagtctGGTTAACTCAAaaattaaaaggaaacaaatgcaTTTAAGGATCTGAATATGACTGTAGCATTTAGATAGTCACAATCTGTTTACAAATTTATTAAGCATATTTGTTTCCATAAAACTGTATGTTTATTCTTCAATATTCTTTCAGCCACAAAAGAATTTGGTAGACTGTGAAACCAGGTTTCTATATACCACCACACATGCATGTATATGGTAATTTTTTCCCATCATCTCCAGTCAATTCCTATAatatgttataattttaaatattttctagcATCAAATCAAAATGAACTCATtatcaaaatacaataaaaagaaaaaaacacaactgaaTCCTAAGTGACAGATGATAAATTAGCTTTACTTTTTACTCTGACatcataatattataaatatgatcacattttcttctaatgaaacaaaataaaagatacTCACCTTCTGTTACAGTAAGATTGATTACAGTGGAGGTCTCAATTTCATCAGACACAGCAACAGTTAACAAGTATGTTCCAGTGTCCTCCATAATCAGTTCTCTGATAAATATATTAACGAATCCTGCACTTCTGTTGTCATAAATTGAGAATCTGCCGTTATGTGTCCATTCCCTGTtcagtgttgttgttgttagagGAAAACACAGCGGTTGTGTTCCGATCTTACAGATAGATTTTGGTTTGTCCTTATATTTATTCTCATATCTGCACTTGACATTGATTCTTCCTCCTTTATATGCACTCACTTCTCTAGACCCAGAGCTTCCTGTTGACAGTTTAAATCATGTTCAATAAGCTTAATAAGTAAAagtagatatattttttaaagatcagGACTTTAAACATGACAAACAGATacataaaactttcaaaattAAGTTTGTTTGTAACATGCAGGTTAGGCGTAAAAGTGGGGCTGGATGTTGAGCTTTTCCTTCAATAAAACATGAACCACCAGGAATAAAGTCATGAAAATAATTGAGGGTAAAAAGGAAACAGGTGAGTTCAATGGGCAAGTGAAGAGATTGTTTTGGATTTAATtggatattttatttacagtcaggagttataataaaaatgcgCTTATTGGTTTCTCAGCCATTTTGTGTGTCTGCTAATGACACTAGAGCTTTGTTAAGATAAACAGTGGGCAGTGGTGGGAGACTCACCTTCCTGCACCTTCAGTTCCACTCGTGTCAAAATGTCTTTCCCGTTAACATTCCCAAATCCACACAGATACGTCCCAGCATCCTCTACAGTGAGCTCTCTGATCATCACCCTGAACTCTGCTGATTTGGTGTCATCAAACAGTGAGAATCTTCCTGAAGTTACCCACATGTTTTTATCTCCTGTCTTTATTAGATCAGAACAGCCTGACCATGAACcattacagaaatattttaggTTTTGTGTAGATTCTGTTTTATACTTGCACTTGATAAGGACTCTTCCTCCTAAATATCCTGTTACTTCATTAGAGGCTCCTCCATCTAACAAAACACCAAATATCCATCTGAGCAAAACCTTCCTTCATGTAACAGTACTGCTGATAGTGAGGATTATTATGAAGCTTATTTCTTTACCTGAGATCAGGCAGAAGGTGAAGATGAGAAGGAGGATCTTCATCCTGAGTTCACACAGATTTCACACCAAATCCACTTCAGAACGATACTAAAGTTCCTGTTCTGTTAAACACTGTTACTGGCTCTGAACTTGAATATGCTGCGTCTTCATCTGTGTCTTAAACAAAAAGTGATGCTACACCCACTTCCCCCTTTAGATGTGTGAGAAAGCACTCTTCAGGAAGtgtttgtgttaaatgtgtgaACTCTGAGCCTCTGGTCAGTTCCAGTATGTAAATGATCATATGAAGGTGTATGAGTGTTTAATATCAGCATTCTGCATGTGAACATATTTCTCCATGTGAGTTATTTTTCCTCTCAGTGCTCCAGGATACATTTTACTGAAGatatttataataacaaatataatatacaattttaaatgtaatattctaCTTCTACTGCCCCCTAGAGCACAAAACCTATAGCAGTTTCCATTGCTGGATTgggaataaaaattaaacatatttacaaATGTTGAAGTTTTGAGTCCAGCTTTTTCACAGCAACATTGCTGTAAGCTCACACACTTTCGCAGGACATGTCCATGTTACTGTATATTTGATCCcatatgtaaacacacacatttaagatCTCATCTCATGCATCTCATCAACATTCCTTTTATGAGTCTTCCATTAGgttatgaaaatatacatttttaggtTCAGAACAATCAGTTAACAAGGATACcagtatatttaaacaaaagtggCATTGTCTCAATTTCTTGGAGATCAATTTAAAATTGGTTCGTTGCTTCTTCTGCCATCTAGAGGATAATGTAAGAAACACAGGaggaaaacagaaatgcacaagTGTGGGAGGAGAAACTCTTCAGTGATGTCAttttagaattaaataaaataaaccgaGGAAATATCTCTTAAACactatgtttaaaatataattctgCAGTATTCAGTCTGTATTTTACTACCCAGATATGTTCATTAAGGTGTTGTTCATGCTGTTTTTGGGGATTTTTTCCGATGGAATAGAAAACTGtatactatataatactatatacgAAAtactactatataatatacttgTAATACTACTCTATACTCCCTGAGGGTATGGAAATGGATAAAGCAGGTGTTGGTGATTTTGATAATTTGTCTGATTATTTAAAACCTGCGCTTGGTTTATTGTCTGTGGCCATGTTCACACTAATATGTttttacaacaaaacaaaaacgtatctttttgaaaatgctttacaaagtggatacatttgaaaacggcGTATTTTGCCTCGCAGTGTGGGCTGTGAAAGTCAGTAACTTCAGGACGATTCTCACTGTTAGATGACACTAAATCAGCAGAGATCATGGTGATGATCCAAGAGCTCACTGAAAAAGACACTGTGACGTACTATTGTGGAGTAGATAAAGATTGTAAAGACATTTTAACACTGGTGAAACTGAACGTAAAGGAAGGCGAGTCTCCCAACATGGTCTTCTGTTTATCTTTACATCGTTCTAGTGgcattaacaaacaaaataccAAGTAATCACAGGTCAAGTAAGCAGTTCCTGACAACAGAAGTGCAGGATTCTCTCATTAGTGTCCAAAACCTTAAAAGGTAATCTGTAAACGTTAAGATTTTTCTGCACTtcataaatgtatattgtaGTTTTAGTAAGAAAAAAGTTAAATCAGAAAGAATCTGGTAAAACAAtgcatttgctgttttattgtCAAACTCACACTTACAGCACAAACACAGGCTTGATGATTAGCTACAGAGCTTTTAGATGAAGGATAACCAATGCTGGATAGTAGATTGAACAAATTCAACAATAATGTAATGAACAACATCAAGGGAAACccttaaaacatttcttttacaaCAATAAACTCTTATtctaatgaaataaaacatcaagcAGAACTTTAACACCAACAAAGACTCAAGTTATACAAATTATCTCTTAATTTACATTCACTGGAGCTTTAACAAGATTAATTCCACAGTGTTGAAGTACCAATCAGATTCACAGCTGAAATCATGACaccaaataaatggaaataaatgttatCCATTACCAAAGCTTTAATTCATTGGTGTTCAACATAATAAAAGTACACCACTGATATTTACAGGTACTGCAGCAGTACAGGTTTAATCACAAGAAttaaaagtgaaacaaaaatatacgtgtacaacaaaaaaaagagaaacaactGTGAGAGACTGTGAGCATAATACGAATATTTAAACCTAAATTGTGAAGGtttaaatgagtttattttgaaaacacagaatttagaaaattaaaataGCAGTCTCGTCACTTCAGTTCCATGTGGTAATAAACTTTGTTATAACTGCTCTATTTGTACTGCCATTATTGTTCTATTTACTAATTACCAATAATATCCCAGGCGGATGTTAGGATGTTAGGATGTGTGCTGACTCTATGCTTCACACAAAGTGTTAATGCAGTGTGTCTCCATGTCTCTACAAACTCACCAGTAACTGTTACGTTGATCTGTTTAAAATAAACCCTGTATCCATGATCAGATGTCCAGGCTGCTTTTGCTTCACACCAGAATTCACCAGAGTCTGTTACAGTTACATTTCTAATACTCACAGTAAagatttgttctgttctgtcatCATTGTCACATCATGTGATCACATCATTGTTTTGAGGGAGggacagagaaggaaaaagaaagaaaaatgtaatctgAATTAAATAGTAAAGTTCCACTGCCACATGACTGAAGCCCTAATGATGCAGAACTAAACAGATGAAGTCACGTGACTGACTGAAGTGTAGACAGAAAAGAAGTCTTCAACAATCTGTGGAACTGCATCATTACAGCTGGTGGTATTGGAGTGAGAACTCACTGTAGCATGAGTCAAACCTTTAACAGATTTCTCAGCAGAGAGGATTGTGGATAACTGAGCTGTCAGGTAGATTTCCTGATCAGAGGGGATTGTGGGTAGTTGAGCAGTAGAATAAATAGCAGAATCACTGGAGATTGTAGGAAACTATCTCTGCATAAACAGTTTGAGAAGACTCAGAGGGGATTGTGGGTAGTTAAGCAGTTGAGTAAACTGTGGAAGTTTCAGCTTCTGAGGCAAAAAATTGTTTGGTGTCTTTAATCTCCTCATAATCAGACAGCAAGAGAAACCTGAGAGAtcaacagaaacacacatatatttgtCCTTTACTTAATCTATTATAAGGTTTCTAACTAAACagactaataaaaaatataattacccCTTGGCCACTTCCTGAGTTTGGACAGAATACTGGACAACAGACTCTGTAcctgctggggaaaaaaaaaacagacaccgAATCTGTATGTATTAATGCTGctatttacattttgtgatGTCATGATCTCCAGAcattctgcatttatttatctacaataaatatatgaaaaaattgCACACCCTTGTGAAAATGGCATGAAATGGCATggcaagaaataaaagcattttttagataaaaatgacaatatcaGTGTTACAAAAGTTTATATGATAGTTTATAATGTGGAATCTGGCTGCTTTAAATGATCTCTTCACATTTAAACTCATGTAGAAATGTAATTTCATAAACCTGTTATAAATCAAGTGAATCTGAATAACCCCAAATAAGGATCAGATGTTTCTGTAggaattattttctttgtttgtttcatcCAACTGCTTAATGTACCAGCTAATGATCAAGAGAAGGTTATAAAATAATCTCCTAGTCATTATATGTACATTAGCTTTACATCTAATCccaaagctttaaaaatgttttatagccTTTTTCAGACTGATAAATctaaattactttctttctcgtTTGTTTCTGAATCGCTTTAGCTCTCGGCAtgctgtctagcttttgaggatcttctGGTCTACTTCAccttgtcaggcaggtcctatttaagagatttcttgattgtgaacaggtgtggcagtaatcaggcctgggtgtggtgaTAGAAATTAACCTTAGGtgtgaaaaaaacacagttttaacagggggcaaacactttttcacacacggacatgtagttttggattttgttttcctcaataataaaaccttaatttaatatcttttactaatatttaaattagtttgatgatttAAAAccttaaagtgtgacaaacatgcaaaacaataggaaatcaggaagggggcaaaaaCCTTTTTACACCACTTTAGATACAGTATGAACAAAGGAATGGCTTCGAAAGAAAAgtagattttggaatgtttcAGTCAGAGCCTGGATCTAAATGCTGCCAAAACACATGGAATGATTTGAA
It encodes:
- the LOC124390604 gene encoding CMRF35-like molecule 8 isoform X1 gives rise to the protein MKILLLIFTFCLISDGGASNEVTGYLGGRVLIKCKYKTESTQNLKYFCNGSWSGCSDLIKTGDKNMWVTSGRFSLFDDTKSAEFRVMIRELTVEDAGTYLCGFGNVNGKDILTRVELKVQEGSSGSREVSAYKGGRINVKCRYENKYKDKPKSICKIGTQPLCFPLTTTTLNREWTHNGRFSIYDNRSAGFVNIFIRELIMEDTGTYLLTVAVSDEIETSTVINLTVTEDLSYEKSISKTVQVGEDLNISCKYPESLRSYNKFLCRRQSSVGCHKSVKASRKYVNVGKFSLYDDRTEQIFTVSIRNVTKTDSGEYWCGAGAAWTSDHGYKVYFTQINLTVTDSSVPVPKLKPTQPSPQPLSSSSSSSPISLSTSSFSSSASSNPAASTVIMVSVILLLLLIGIIFLTFTVQKRSRIHAGKDSVAQNSVQNSEGYHGVPLAVSDYEEIKDTKQRSTSEAETSTIYSTAQIPTITSQPVYAEIEFPTISCDSAIYSTAQLPTIPSEPSQTVYAEIEGPTTSCDSVIYSTAQLPTIPSD
- the LOC124390604 gene encoding CMRF35-like molecule 8 isoform X2, producing MKILLLIFTFCLISDGGASNEVTGYLGGRVLIKCKYKTESTQNLKYFCNGSWSGCSDLIKTGDKNMWVTSGRFSLFDDTKSAEFRVMIRELTVEDAGTYLCGFGNVNGKDILTRVELKVQEGSSGSREVSAYKGGRINVKCRYENKYKDKPKSICKIGTQPLCFPLTTTTLNREWTHNGRFSIYDNRSAGFVNIFIRELIMEDTGTYLLTVAVSDEIETSTVINLTVTEDLSYEKSISKTVQVGEDLNISCKYPESLRSYNKFLCRRQSSVGCHKSVKASRKYVNVGKFSLYDDRTEQIFTVSIRNVTKTDSGEYWCGAGAAWTSDHGYKVYFTQINLTVTDSSVPVPKLKPTQPSPQPLSSSSSSSPISLSTSSFSSSASSNPAASTVIMVSVILLLLLIGIIFLTFTVQKRSRIHGKDSVAQNSVQNSEGYHGVPLAVSDYEEIKDTKQRSTSEAETSTIYSTAQIPTITSQPVYAEIEFPTISCDSAIYSTAQLPTIPSEPSQTVYAEIEGPTTSCDSVIYSTAQLPTIPSD